TTTATTCCATGCCTCCTTTTAATGTCATCCCCAGAAtaatttacacatacacacacacacacacacacacacacacacagaatgtgcTCTTTTCTGTCAGGCTTCTTTCACTGACTAAAACGATTTTGAGACTTATTCATTTTGTCATGTGTATAAGTGATTCATTCTTTTAAttgccaagtaatattctattttcCATTGTACTATATAtcaaattttgtttatatacTCTTTAATTGATAGGCAGTTGAGAAGTTTTTAGATTTTAGATATTGTGAATAAAGCAGATATGAACATTCACACACATGTATTTGAGCCAGgatccattctctcccttccctctctcagttCAGCATGATAGAAAGTTCACTCAGCCAAGTGCAACAAGAATGTAGGGATTCCTCTTCCCCTAGATTTTATTAAAGACTACCATATCACCTTGACAGTAGCAGGCTGCAAACATTTCTGACTTCCTCCAGCACTGTGTTACAGAAGACATATTCAAGGAAAGGGTGGCTAAAACATCTGGAGTTATCTTCCTCTACTTGGCCCCCATTTGTAGGGTAGAACTCTACCTGAGGTGTGATAGGCCAAAAATAATGGGATCTCAATttcagttgtcccagttttctcaAAGGATAAAGGTTTTATGCCAAGAGAGAAAAGCTTAGAAGACCGCAGACCACTGACCTCTAGAAACCTACTCACAAAACAAGGGGTGCCATTGAGAGAAATGGGCCACTGTTCCTACTCCAGTTCTAGAATGGGTGAACACAGATTTTACTTAGAATGAAAGGCATACCATAATATCAGGGGGCTCCAAAGCCCTCCTCCAGTGAGCTGGCTTTATTTGGATAAAACAATTTTGAGATTTTAGTGTGGGAAAGTTCAAGCATAAGCAAACTcgcaaacataattttaaaaatttgatgttAAGCAATTAAGAAGAGGCTGGTAACTCCATGTGAGAGCAAAAATCTAACTGTAGACCAACTAGAAGTTTACCAGAGAGGCCCAGGGAAGGAGACAGCTAAGAAAGCACTCTCCTGGCATTGGAACAAAACTCAAAGACTGAACTTAAAGACTATCattgcaaaggaaagaaaatttagtGGGATCAAAGTGTAGAGCAATATGTGCCCCAGCATGTTTTCAAAACAATAGAACAAGAAGAATTAGTGGATGTTGTCTTTTGGGTAAGGAAACCTACAGAGGCACATCAACAAAATGATCAGGGAAAGGCACAGCCATATAATTGCACACATCTGAGGCTGTGCCTCTGCAAAGTGACATCAGAGGCTTCTTGGAGCAAGTAGAATTCAACAAAATAGTccagcaaacaacaaaaaatttagaaatgactgaaagaatgtcatatagttgaaattatatagtatgtctccttgccagattgacttcttttacttagtaacaTGTGTTTATGGTTCCTCCATATCTTTTCAAAGCTGATAGCtcatttcattttagtgctgaatattattccactgtctggatgtaccatagtttatttaaccattcacctactgaaggatatcttggttatttccaagttttggcaattatgaataaagctgctataaacacttatgtgcaggtttttgtgcagacataagttttcaactcctttgagtAAATACCAAATAGCAcaactgctggatcatatagttAGAGTATGCTTAGTTTTATAGGTAACcacaaactgtcttccaaagtagttgtaccaTTTTGAATTCACCCAGCAGTGAGGATGATCCCTGTTgatccacatccttgtcagcatttggtatGGTCAGTGTTTTAGATTTTGGGCATTCTGATAGATGTGTAGTagtgtctcattttttcttttgtttttttaaattaagattttaatttttaggaaagTTTAAAGTTCACAGCAAAAGAGAGACAAGTACAGTTTTCTTATACATGCCCTGCCTCCTTACATGCACAGCTTCCCCATTATAAGCATCCCCCACCAGGctggtatatttgttacaattgattAATCTGATTGGTACATTATTTTCACCCAATATCCATAGTTTACTTTTGGGTTCAGTCTTGGATTGTATATTCTATAGGTTTAGATGAGTGTATAATGACAAGTATCCATAATTATGGGATCATATAGAGCATTTTCACTGCACTAAAaatctgtgctctgcctatttaACCCTTCCTACACCCCATAACACCTATGGATCATATTTATGTCcccataattttgccttttccaaaatgtcatatagttggaatcatataataCACAGTTTTTCCAGATTGAACTTTCTCAATTAGTAATGTGCATTTAAGCTTCCTCCATATCTTTTTACAGGTTGATAGCTCTTTCTTTTAacactgaataacattccattgtctggatatactacagtttatttatccatccacttACAGAAGGAAATCTTGGTTAGTTCCAAATTTTGacaattgtgaataaagctgctataaacatctatgttcaggtttttgtatggacataaaCTTTCAACTCCTTTGAGTAAATGCCAAGCAGAGTAATTGCTATATCATATAGTAACCGTATGTTGTTTGGTTTGTAAAAAAactgccaaattattttccaaagtggctgtactattttGAATTCTCACCAGCAACATGTAAGAACTCTAGCATGCTCCACATGCTTGTCAGCATTTAATGTTGTcatgttttggattttggccattctgataggtgtatagtggcatctcattgttgGGGTTGTTTTtatatcctcactcaaggatattttcatttgcttttttagcaacagagaggaagggagagaggaaagaagaaagatcaatttgagagaagcattgattggttgccttcacAGTCAACCAGACCAGGAATCCACAGTGGGACCAGGATCATATGTGTCCAGACCAGAGGTCATATGCACCCACACCCAGATGGGGatgaacacacaacctaggtatgtgctctgaccaggaatcaaatctggaAGCTTTCAGTTACCAGGCAACACTCCAACCACTGAACCCCACCAGCCAggaatcattgttttatttgtattcctTGATGACATAGATGTAGaacactttttcatatgtttatttggatctgtatatcttctttagtgaagtgtctgttaaggtctaGGACCATTTTTTAACCAAGTAGTTAGTTTTCATATAGTTGAGTATTAagagttccttgtatattttcaatatcttttattggatgtcttttgaaaatattttccccagcctgtatagttccttctttctttgacAAGGTCTTTCACGGAGCAGAAGTTTTCAGTGTTAGTGAAGTCAAACTCATTAATTAGGTCTGTTATGGATCATGCCTTTGGTGTTTTATCTAAAAAGGTATTGTCATACCCAAAGTCATCTAGATTTCTTCTATGTtgtcttctagaagttttataattttgtgttttacacTAAGTTCTATAACCCATTTGAGTTCacttttgtgaatggtgtaaggTTTATATCTAGTTCACATTTTTGCAGGTGGCTATCCAGCTGTTCCAGCGCTCTGTTTAAAAGaatatcttttctccattgtattaCCTTTGAtcctttgtcaaagattagtTGACTATATGTGGCCCTACTTCTaatctctctgttctgctccatcaggctattttttattctttcaccaataccacactgtcttacTGTAGCTGCATAACCAGTTAAGAAATTGTGTAGTGTCAGTCTTCTGATTCCAttcttctccttcaatattgtCTTGTCTAGTTGTGGGTCTTTTTCTTGTTCATGTAAACTTTAGATTCAATATCTAAAGTTTGTCAACATCCAAAACAACTTGGTGGcattttgattggaattgcattgaatgtatagaaCGAGTTAGAAAGAATTGATATCTTGAAGACTATTGAGTCTTCCTCTTTATGAACAtagaatatctctccatttacaTTGagattttcttagattttttccattagagtttatatttttctccaaggATCTTATACATACCTTATGAGATTTATACCTGAGTGTTATTTTTGAGGAGTGATAATATAAATGTAACTGtgttttttattggatttattgggatcactggttaataaaattaatagatttcaagtgtacaatctataatacatcatctgtatattgttgTATTGTTTGTTCCCTATCCAAAGtcatctccttctgtcaccatttatccatcttttaccctcttctctctctccccactcccctttccctctggtaatcaccatattgctGTCTTTAtaaggttgttttgttttgttttgttttgtttgttttgttttgcttaatcccttcacctttttcacccagctcctccatccccctccactctgagagccatcagtctgttttctgtatctacgagtctatttctttttctttgtttattttgaaatcatataGCAATTGTCTtgctctgactggctcattttaCTCATAATACTTTCCAAgcccattcatgctgttgcaaaaggtaagatttccttctttttaccaagtagtattccattgtgtaaatgtaccatagcctTTTCATTCACTCTTCTATTGATGGCTATAGAAAATCTTGGCTAtagaaaataatgctgcaatgaacatgaggtgcatatattctttaatatcagtgttttgggtttcttcagatatattcccaaaagtggaatcactgggtcataaggcagttccattttttttctttatttttattgtttacactatcacagatgtccccattctcccccctcttcccacttccctctgtcctcactccccctttcctctacccatcaccacactgttgtctgtatcagTGCACTATgggtatatgttctttggctaatgcCTTCACTTTCATTCATCCAGTCCCCCCTgtgctctgacagctgtcagtctgttccatgtatatgcctctctttctattttgttcatctgtttatttagttcattagattctacatataaatgagattatatggtatttgtctttcaccaactggcttatttcacctagcataataaagtatttttaattttaaactctaCTTGCATAGAAAgcaattgacttttgtatattaaccatTCAGCTTCCAAATGTTCTATAATCTCTTAATAGTTTCAGGAGTTTTGTTGTCAATTCTCAGATTCTCTATAGAGACAATTACGTTATCTGTTAACAAAGactattaattcttttttcccattctatATACCTTTTGGTATCAGTTTGCTAGAACTGccacaacaaaataccacagactgggcagcttaaaaaacaaatttatttttcatgttatggAGGCTGGAATTCCAAGAATAAGGGGCCAGCAGATTTGGTCTCCTCTGAGGGCTCCCTCCTTGGCTTGGAGACAGccactctttttctctctcttgagaTTGGCAACTATCAGTGCACAGGCACCCCTGGTGTTGCCCTGTGTGGTATAATCTTCCCTTCCTATAAACATACCAGTCAGATTGCACTAGAGCCCACCAACAGCCTTACTTTAATTACGTCTTTGGAGGTCTTATCTCCAGATAGGATCACAAGCTGCAGTAgtgaggttagggcttcaacatactAGCTTTGGAGGATATAATTCAACGCCCAacacttttattcatttctccatCTATTGTATTAGCTAAGACTTCCAGTAGGATGTTGAAAGTTGTGGTGAGGGAGGGGCATTTTCTCCTTGTTCTTAATCTTACCAAGGAAGCTTCTAGTTTGCAACAATTAAATATGATCTtagctatttaaaatatgatCTTGGGATTGTTGTAGATGCTCTTtgtcaaattaagaaaattcctCCATATTTCTGGTTTGGTGAGAGCTCCTTTACTTTTTATCTGGTCATGCCATCATCACACACATTCAAGTTCAAAAATGGTGAGACACTACTACTTTAGTATACTCTCCTCATACAAATCAGTTAATATACTCTGTGCATTTTACCTGCAATTTTTCAATTCAGTCCTTTTTCATCTACATTGACATAGTTCAAGCACACATCACTAATATAAAGTGATACAGCAGTTTTCCCAACTCAAATATCATCcccttttaaatatatctttcaCATAGTCCTAAAGACTTTCCTTGATTACCAACCACTTGCTCTCAAGCACCCCACCTTGCAATCTCTATGTTTATCTTTGGCATACACATTTCTGGATTTTAATTGTCTGTCCCAAGATGTGACTCTCACAATAAATTGTAAActccttgaaaaaataaagttttttatacCTGAGCCTTACTACAAGACAAGAACATATTACATAGGTAGTCAATAAAATTAATCAAGTAAATATTCAATGACATAGATGAGTAAATTTCAATCATATTCTATTTTGATGACTGCCTTGCTTCtataacattattaaatattccTAACAATAATTAACACAGGGAACATTATGAAGATCCAAATTGAGGGAATGATTACTCAAAGTGTTTGTATATCTCTATCTCCCACTTTGGTCTTTTATATTAGAATTCAGCAGTTAGCGTGCCTCAGAACACTCCACAATACCTGACACACTCAATGTATAATTTCCCAAGTTAATGTGTATAGTGAAGATTACTTATTGTTTGCTTCTTCTTATTACTCTTTCCTCTCAACgtaacacacacaaaatacttgATTCAAAGTGAAAATTCAATAACTATTCAATATAACAAAAAACTAGTTATAAAATTgggaaatacttatttaaaaacataagaggGGCATTATTGCCAGTTATAAATGATTATGTATAAGTGGAGGAGCAATTCCAAAGACAAACACCAGACAAAATATTGTTTAAACACTACAATAAAATATGAAGACTGTCCAGCAGTAtgccataaaattaaataaaaatcaattttgtgaaaataaatgttattcaaAATCAGTAGGGTGGGGGTTCATCTTGAAGAATGCTTCTCTTATATCAAGGACATGTCCAATATTCAGGatgttcaaaattaaaaatgtttcaagagaaaagaaagatgtaaTAATGGGAAGAGTACACTCTGTTGTAAAAGCTTCAGAGGACATTGTTATGATATTCAGGAGAATAACTTTCATTAATGGCCACAAGGAGTATGAAATAAACAGCCACAGCACCTTTGGTGAGAGAAATAATAATCAAAGAAtagtatttttcttctctagaattttttttagagCTTCCTTGACATCTTTGTTTCTCAGAGAGTAAATCAAAGGATTCAACATGGGAGTGACTAGGGTGTAACATAAGGAGGCCACTTTACTCAGCTCAGGGAATCTGTCAGGAGTGAGATACATAAAAAAGACAGCACCATACAGTACACTCACGACTCCAAGGTGAGAGCTGCAAGTAGAAAAGGCTTTCTTACGTCCCTCAGTGGAGTGTATCTTTAGAACTGTGGACACAATATACATATAAGAAACAATAATAACTATCATGGTAGGCAAGATAATAATGCTggataagaagaaagaaatcattttataaacaaagagGTCAGAACAAGATAGTCTCTGAAGTGGGCGAACATCACAGTAAAAGTGGTCAATGGTCCGAGAAGAACAAAAGGATAAAGTAAATGTCATGCTGGTCTGAAGAACTGAGGCGATACAGCCACAAAAATAGGAACCAACCACCAACTGAGTGCAGAGACGTGTTGACATCTGAACAGAGTACAAAAGTGGGTTGCAGATGGCAATGAAGCGGTCATAAGCCATAGCTGCCAGGAGAAATCCCTCAGTCACAATAAataaggcaaagagaaagagctGGGCCACACAACCTGAAAAGGAGATGGACTTTCTCTTAGACCAGAAGTTGATCATGGCCTTGGGTGCAATAACAGAGGAATAGAAGAGATCAATGAAGGAGAGGTTGCCTAGGAAGAAATACATTGGTGTGTTCAGCCTGGGATCAGTCAAAATAATGGCCATCATCCCAACATTCCCTAGAAGGACCATGGCATATACAAACAGAAATAGCAGGAAGAGGAGAATGTGGAGCTCTGGGCGGACCTTGAAGCCTACAAGAATGAAGTCATTCACTTCTGAGTGATTGCTTATTCCCCTGTCACCCATGGCAGAAACCTGCTGAGAggcacaaagtaaaataaataaatgaacccaTGGCTTTGATCCTAGCtacaaaaaatcttttaaagtatTAAGATTTACAAAGCTATTTTGTAATCATCATTCATTTTAACCTCATAAAATTACTGTGACTTAACTTTAAGCCAGTTCTAACTGATGATGAATCAAAAGGTTAGTTTATGTTCTTATTCCTATAAGCAGTGGAATTAGATCTTTTCCTGTGAGTCTAAAGTAATGTCATTTCACCCAAATGCCTCTCACTTTTCCAACAACCACTTCTCTGTACACTTATGATTCATGATTTATGCATAAATTCTATGtcatgagaataaaataattcaataaatgacATTTGTGAAGTAATTTTGATGTTTGGGTTTGGAAATATTGGGGGTTTCAGTAGTCTAGTTCAAGAAAATTTAACTTTGAGGATTTAATTTAGACtaccaacaaaaataaagtaagcaactgaatttaaaaagtacttcagAGGCGCGATGACTTTTTGTGGGTGATGGAAACTTTGGATTCTGATGTAACTAATGTACTCACTAAGATTAAGAGTTGTGCACAACCAAACACAAACATCATTAGCACTCACACACTAGGATCTCTCTCCCATGTGAGCCTCCAAAGCCTTTTTGTAAAGACAATTTCCCTGCATTACCTCGGCCCAtggctcattattttttaaaaggcctatGGGTAGTGTAGATAAAAATGAATTCTTTAGAaattaatactaaaaaaatacatataaaggaATTGATGATTGTATTCTTATTTGCCCCAGACATCACATCCAGAGccatcattaattcatttaatagaCAGTGCAACTAAGAATTTTAACTACTTTGTATAAACAATATGGATACTCTGTCTCTACTCATGGCTTACATGCATGAGTCTGCCTAGAgagtaaaataatagcaaatatttatgtgGTACCATTTACATTCTAGatacttttctaaatgtttttatgaTCCATATAACAATAATGAGGTAAGTGCTATTAAtttccccagtttacagatgaggaaactgaagcttggaAATGAAGTCTGTTGAAGGCTACCTACTAAGATAAAACAGAATTATAAGCCTAGAAACCTGGCTCCAGGACCCATGCTCTTAATCACTGGGTGATaccacctccctgcccctttaCCTGACTTCCTTCTACTTCAACTTTAGAGTTCATTTGAAGTTTCTTATCTTCAAAACACATTCCTCAACTCTTCAACCTGGGTAAAAACATCTCTGTATTCATCATGCTCCCAAGAATAGTAGCTATTATCACcatatttaatattaaacattaataATTCTTCACTTGACAACAACTTTCTTATGATCAAAACTTCAACTTGTCCTTCCTATAGCATCAGAATTATGTTCTGTGGCTGGAAAATAGCAATTAATCAATGCATATTAATTATATAGGTAAAAGCTGAATGATATTTGAGCATGGAGAATTAGAGAAAAACTTGAAGACTGTAATACTGCAGTGGTTAGCACGTGTTTGGGTTTAAAAAGAGGGTAAGTTCCAGTGCTGCTTCTCTCGTTTTCTAACTGgggccttggacaagttacttatgTAACTTGCTTACATTGCTTATATAATTTATGTTACTTAAGTGACTGATATAATTTTTTCAAGTTACTATACCACTGTATCCTCATATAAAGGAgggataaaaataatacaaagggggacccaaaaaacactggaatttatttattaaaaattgtgtatttattcttacatgtttaaacttcagttaccttcaaagtactctccatttgatgcaatacacctatccagacatttttttcactgctcagtttttgaactcaccaattttgatgccttttagtgcttctgccagttttttgtttcacctcttccacatcagcaaaaaatttccctttgaggatttttttcatccagagaaaccaaaaaaaatgttgcttggggcaagattgtgtgaatagggagggtagcaCATGGggttcatgccatttttggtcaaaaactgcttaaCACATAGCACCCTGGAGCatgtgtgctcgtaaatcacacatcatgaaatgggcaaacactttgAAAGAGTCTCCAAAGAAAATCCACTGAAGCCcaacacaacctctcacaacaatgccagctgatacactgatacaaatgggttcctagtacactcacctagcaggggagcctgtactacaaggggcctgtgctccagaagataattctggtttttggaGGGTCCCCCACATATAACCCTCAAAGTTTTTGATGGTATATAACAAGATGACACAAGTAAATCACTAAGCACCACTTTAATggagtaagtactcaataaatattagccattattatttttattatatcttgtCATGCTCAGTCCTACAATACACACCTAAATAATCAGTGCTAATTAGGTTGAAAAGTAATAACAAGTATGTGAGCTTTTTTTGAATAAATCACTCTAACTTGGGAGAAGGAAATCagggaaactattttaaaattttttaaataaagaaatctaagaaaaacataat
The sequence above is a segment of the Phyllostomus discolor isolate MPI-MPIP mPhyDis1 chromosome 2, mPhyDis1.pri.v3, whole genome shotgun sequence genome. Coding sequences within it:
- the LOC114514180 gene encoding olfactory receptor 9K2, with product MGDRGISNHSEVNDFILVGFKVRPELHILLFLLFLFVYAMVLLGNVGMMAIILTDPRLNTPMYFFLGNLSFIDLFYSSVIAPKAMINFWSKRKSISFSGCVAQLFLFALFIVTEGFLLAAMAYDRFIAICNPLLYSVQMSTRLCTQLVVGSYFCGCIASVLQTSMTFTLSFCSSRTIDHFYCDVRPLQRLSCSDLFVYKMISFFLSSIIILPTMIVIIVSYMYIVSTVLKIHSTEGRKKAFSTCSSHLGVVSVLYGAVFFMYLTPDRFPELSKVASLCYTLVTPMLNPLIYSLRNKDVKEALKKILEKKNTIL